In Setaria italica strain Yugu1 chromosome IX, Setaria_italica_v2.0, whole genome shotgun sequence, the genomic stretch AATCCCTTACTTCACATAGTAGGCAATGGATGGTGCAATGGACATCACGTTCCATTCATTCCATGCCACACTCAGGAGTCCATCTTATTCTTAAACCACCAACCAAGCAAATCTGTCCAGCTGAAAGCTCTACATCACATATCTAGCACCCCTTCAGGCGACCTCTTTCATCAAGCCAGCCCGCCCCTTCCCTTTGCTCACACACCCAACACCATGAACTCCACCTTGGCATCTATCTCCTTCCAATCCCCCTGTTTCAAGCTTCAACCAGCTTCTCAACTGCGCCTCTGGCCTCCTCGACAACAGGAGACAAGCGGCGCTCACACAAGGAAACAAGGACTTCCCCTAAAGCCTCTACACGCAGTACTAGGAGCAGACAGAAACCGCAGACTCAAAAATGCTAACCTCAGAGGTTCCACCTTACCATCTTCGCCCCTGTCAGATGTTGTTCAGGAGTTTTACTCCTCCCTCAATGAAAAGAACAGCAAAAGGCTGGATAAGTTGATTGCACCTGATTGCATCGTCGAGGATACCGCATATTATAAGCCACTGGATGTCAAGGTCATTTTCTCATCTGCTTCAGCATTTCACAGTCCGATTACCTCTGCATGTTAGATTGGAGCATAAGCTATTAGGGCCAGGTTCCTATACTTAAgttcacaaaaagaaaaaaaaatatcacatGCAGTGTACCCGTATCTACTTCAAAAGACTGATGGAATCCATGGGAGAGAACGTCAAATTTGCCATCGATGAGGTTTGTCAAGGTGCAGAGCACACCGCTGCAGTAATGTGGCACCTTGGTAAGATTCTCCATTGGGAATCCAAATTACAAAGTGATGGGAAAATCTGATAGGGTAATGATTTCGCCATATTGCTTATTACAGAATGGAATGGATACATTATCCCCTTTACCAAGGGCTGCAGCTTCTACATAGGTTCTGAAAATGGAGCAGTGCTTCTTATCAGGTCCtactctccccctctctctctctgtctctcttttTCATTTTGTACCATTTGCATGAAGCAAGTGGCTTTATTATTCTTTTTTAAAAGGCAAAATTTGCCACAGGACTCTGAACTTTGCTGGTGTTTGCTATTTCACACCGAACATTCAATAATTGTCTAGGAACCATACAAACCAATCATTAGAATAATAGTTCTGTGATTTCAGTGAGAGAACTCTGTAGACGACACCCATGCCCTTGCAATACTATGGAGCGCGCAAAAGCTGAAGCCACTTTACAATCCTCCTGTATACACGCAAATCAATGACATCATTTCATCCTGTGACAAATACTATGATCCAgctagggaaaaaaaaaacatgctacCTAAAATGAAGGGCAAAATAGTCTATTCACTATCTCACATAAAATCAAAGGAAATGTTATTCTAATGGTCGCGGTGTATTGTGGCAAAGATCCATAAATTCGTAATAGTATGTAGCCAATTATTGAAAGTTCGGTGTGAAATAGCTACTGCCAACAAAGTTCAATATGGTGTGACAAATTTTGCCTTTAGAAAAAATAAGCATGCTTCCCTTTACCTGAGATATCAATGATTTCACATACACTGCAGGAAAGTTCACATCTTTGATGAGTCACCACTGAAACCAGGAAAGTGGGCATTGGTAGGGCACACTAATGAGTCTCGTGTTTTTACTGTTGTATGCTGTATCATTCCGATTGAACGAAGCCATAGCTTGCACTAATCATCTCCCATGAAAAATTCCAATGCCTGCAGGAAATACTCAATATTGTCACCAGCTTACTCAACATGTTCCCCAAAATAGCTGAAGGTATGTGCTTCATAAGATCAACAAAGGTTCGGTATAAACTGTTATTACCTAAAATCTAGCTAAGCATGCCAGTATGCCCGCAGGTTTCCTCAAGGATCCAGAAGCAGTAGTTCAACCTTTCGTAAAGCTCTACAAATTTTATGTGGAGCCTTTTATCCTCCCTTTTCTAGCATACTACACCCACTTTTGGACATATGTGGCTCGAGGATTGACTGTGGTGCTCCATATCTTGTATAACTTATTTAAAAGGCTCATATAAAGAGCTAAAGTgactgaaattcagaaaaataaatTTGCAAAGAATCATCTATATTAGTATAGTATTAGCAGTAACATCAGGAACGAGTGGAGAAGCAACCAGCCCATGAGAACCAGCTGTACTATGGGAAGAATTAATGACCCAGAACTTTTTCAAATGATGCTATTCTGGTTATCATATCCATGTCTCTGTGAAACAGAAATTGGCAAAAATTCACTTTTGAAGGAAATGACTACCAGCATAAAGATGCAGATATTTACATGAAATGGTTGCAAGGAATACAGAGTATTTACTTTTGCTACATCAGTTTTATTAAAAACATTGAGAAAAATGTATCCTGAAAGTGCCACCTGTAAATCTCCCAATGGTTGATTGTCAGTTCTATTGGTACATAATATATGCCAGTTTTGTGATAAAGGAGACAATGGACTACATTAGGCAGTACAGTACTACAGTTCACAAGTTTACAGGaaagatcaaacaaaaaaaaatcaaaccacGTTTCTGTATTACAGCTTCAAATAGTAAAAAGATATGGTACTAACTTTCTATCTCTAGTATTATGTATCATAATTTGAGCTTGAAAATTGACTGCATTGACCAGAATAGTTTTTCTTTTGTGACAAGAAGCAACTATTCAGAGCATCTGCTATCTGAGTATGTTAGCACAGGATGCTTACCAGAATTGAAATAAGCGCTGTTGTACAAGACAATTGATTAATTTCTGCTGGTTAACTGAGTAAGTGAAGGTGGTGGATGCCATGTATTGTATGTAGTTTCTGTGCAATTAAATCTCTATAAAATCTTGAAGGTGGGAAGTGTCTCCACACGAACAAATAAGCAGACTCTGAATTAACCTTCTTTTCATCACAAGCTTGATACGGAGTCGTTTTTCTTATATTGAAGAAATTTCCCAGAAATAATACTTCCGTTTTCTTGGGAATACATAATAACAAGAACCCAAGCTCGGTGTACAGAAATGGATTGGCAGCCCATAGCTTGGATACCTGCACCCCTCATCATCCCGCAAACCTGTCTGCTCATTGTGATCTTGTATCCGAGGAGCACCATGATGCCTGAAATACATATTCTGTATTACTGAATCTGATGGATCCAACTCCAGTGCCTTGTTTGCGATATATTTGCCAACCACCGGATCATTGTGGAGCTTGTAAAATGCCAGCTGGGTCCTGTAAATTGACAAAATCTAGCTGAACTGGCATTGCCTCGATGGTGTGTGCCACCTCTGCAAGACGGCCTGCTTGTCTTAGCATATCTAGAAACCATGTGCAGTGGCTCTTTTGTGGGGGAACACCGAACAGATTCATCATAGAGTAGAAATGTTTGATTCCAGTGTCAACTAAGCCACCATGACTGCAGGCGGAAAGCACAACTGAGAAAGTGACCCCATCAGGCTGAGCTCCAGTCAAAATCATGTCTTCAAAAGCCGACAAAGCTTCAGCGTAACAGCCATTAGATGCCAGCCCGGATATAATAGCATTCCAGGACACAACACTGGGTTCCCTGATTGACCGGAAAGCACTCTTAGCATCCTCCAAACACTTGCACCTGCTGTACATGTCAATAAGGCTGTTGGAGACAGATACCTCATCACTCAATCCCAATTTGACGGCGCAGCTGTGCAGCTGCTTCCCAGCCTCTATGGATGCCAAGGTTGCAGCAGCGGAAAGGAAGCAAGCTAGGCTGAAACCGTCAATATCAACCTCCTCGTGGAACATATGAAGTATCATCTCGAGGGCCCTGTGGTGAAGCCCCATCTGATTCAGCCCTTTGGCTAGGCTAGTGTATGTGAATCTGTCCCTCACGAAAGACATTGTGGTAGCCACATTCCACGCATCGTCCATTCTAGCAGACCTTGCATATACATTGACCAACGAGTTCCCAACAGTCGCGTCCAATGACTCAAAGCTGGTCTTAAGCACATAGGCATGGATTTTTGCAGCGAGTAGACATGCATGTGCGGAGGTTGAGCCTTTCAGAAGAGTGGACAGGGTGAAGGAGTTGGGCTGCACCCCGGTAGCCCGCATGCGAGCAAATGCTGCAAAAGCCTCTTGGTCCCTGCCATGGCGCACGAGTCCAGCGATGAATATAGTCCAGGACACCACGTTGGGTGTGTCGACGGCACGGAAAGCATGCAGCAGGTCGAGGAAACGTGTGGAGGACTTGCTGTAGAAATCCAGGAGCGCGTTGCAAGCAGAGGTGTCGTGCTCCAGATGAAACTTGAAGAGGCGGGCATGGAGCAGCCGCCCAATGTGCAGCGAGTGGGCCGCGGCGCAGGCAGCGATGAGCGCTGCATAGGTGAAGGCGTTGGGTGGCACCGCGGCGCGTTCCATGTCACGGAACGCCCGCAGAGCATGCTGGAGCTGGCCACCCCGCGAGTAGGCGGTGATGATGGCCGTCCAGAGCACGACGTCGGTCTCGGGCGTGGCGTGGAGCACGGTGCGCGCGGAGGCCATGGCACCGCAGGCGGCGTACATGTGGAGGAGCGCGGTCTTGAGGACGAGACTGAGGTGGGGACCCCAGCAGCCCCAGCGGAGGAGCTGGGCGTGGAGCTGGGTGCCGTAGCGGCGCAGGCGCGTGGAGGTGCAGGCGGCGAGCAGCTTGGAGAAGGTGTGCTGGGTGGGCGCGCAGAGCGGGAGCATGCGCGGGTAGAGCGCGAGCGCCCGGTGGCGGTCCccggcgcggaggagggcggAGATCATGGCGGTGTAGGACACGGCGTCCGGGTGcagcatttcgtcgaacaccctGGTGGCGCTGGCCATGTCGTCGCAGTCGGAGTAGAAGGTGAGGAGGGAGCATGCGAGGACGGGGTTGAAGGCGGCCAGGCCACGACGGCAGGCTTGGGCGTGTATCTGGTAGGCCAGGCGGCGGTCGCGGCAGCGGAGCAGTGCGGCATAGGCGAGCTGGTcggaggtggcgacggcggggtGGGCTCGGAGGACGCGGCGGAAGACGGTGAGTGCGGCGTCGTGGCGGCCGGAGCGCGCGTGgtcagcaacggcggcggcccaggaggaggcggagcgctGGTGGCGGAAGACGGGCATGGCTGCCATGCGCGACTCTTGGCTTGGGGGTGGCGGCTGCTTGGTTTTTTTTGGATTTGCATGCGGTGATGATTGCCAAGAACAGAACCACAGCATATCTTTCCTTCCCTCCCCAATCATCACCACCactaccatcatcatcatcatcatcatctgaaGCAGCAAAGCAGCCGTGGTATGTAATGTAAGTATGAATGAATCGAGAATTATCCATCTGTTTCTGAATCCTCCCGAGGAGCTCAATCTTCACCACCCCAGCGATGCATACAACAGCGTGTGGAAGCTTAAAGGATTGTGAAACATTTTCCTGCCAACGGAGTTACAGAATGCAAACACTAAGCCTATAAACACCCTTTGCCAATCTTTCAGAGAGCACTCTTGATCTATATTAATCAAAAAATTGTTACTAATTAATATTACCGCACAAAATCACGCTCAAGAGGAAACATGAAAAGGAACAAGATACCAGCAGTCAGCTGACCTTCCTCCGATCCTCATCGGAGTTGCAAATTAAAGAATAATATGACGCAACTAGCATAGCATAATATGACGCAAACACAGGAGTTGCAAAGAATTTGGGATATAAAAGAGACTCAGGGGCATCGACAAGGGGGATGAGCAACAAGGTGAACCACAAGCATTTCTCACCGTGTACCAAACTACAAGACCACA encodes the following:
- the LOC101782667 gene encoding pentatricopeptide repeat-containing protein At5g52850, chloroplastic, with the translated sequence MMMMMMMVVVVMIGEGRKDMLWFCSWQSSPHANPKKTKQPPPPSQESRMAAMPVFRHQRSASSWAAAVADHARSGRHDAALTVFRRVLRAHPAVATSDQLAYAALLRCRDRRLAYQIHAQACRRGLAAFNPVLACSLLTFYSDCDDMASATRVFDEMLHPDAVSYTAMISALLRAGDRHRALALYPRMLPLCAPTQHTFSKLLAACTSTRLRRYGTQLHAQLLRWGCWGPHLSLVLKTALLHMYAACGAMASARTVLHATPETDVVLWTAIITAYSRGGQLQHALRAFRDMERAAVPPNAFTYAALIAACAAAHSLHIGRLLHARLFKFHLEHDTSACNALLDFYSKSSTRFLDLLHAFRAVDTPNVVSWTIFIAGLVRHGRDQEAFAAFARMRATGVQPNSFTLSTLLKGSTSAHACLLAAKIHAYVLKTSFESLDATVGNSLVNVYARSARMDDAWNVATTMSFVRDRFTYTSLAKGLNQMGLHHRALEMILHMFHEEVDIDGFSLACFLSAAATLASIEAGKQLHSCAVKLGLSDEVSVSNSLIDMYSRCKCLEDAKSAFRSIREPSVVSWNAIISGLASNGCYAEALSAFEDMILTGAQPDGVTFSVVLSACSHGGLVDTGIKHFYSMMNLFGVPPQKSHCTWFLDMLRQAGRLAEVAHTIEAMPVQLDFVNLQDPAGILQAPQ
- the LOC101783084 gene encoding uncharacterized protein LOC101783084 produces the protein MNSTLASISFQSPCFKLQPASQLRLWPPRQQETSGAHTRKQGLPLKPLHAVLGADRNRRLKNANLRGSTLPSSPLSDVVQEFYSSLNEKNSKRLDKLIAPDCIVEDTAYYKPLDVKCTRIYFKRLMESMGENVKFAIDEVCQGAEHTAAVMWHLEWNGYIIPFTKGCSFYIGSENGAVLLIRKVHIFDESPLKPGKWALEILNIVTSLLNMFPKIAEGFLKDPEAVVQPFVKLYKFYVEPFILPFLAYYTHFWTYVARGLTVVLHILYNLFKRLI